In Brevibacterium pigmentatum, the sequence GGGCGTTTGGCTTGGGTGCCGTGCTGTCCGAAGCCGGAGATCGACGCGTAGACGATATCGGGTTTGACGGCCTTGAGGTCCTCATAGGACAGGCCGAGCTTCGCGGCGACGCCGGGCCGGAAGTTCTCGACGACGACATCGCAGCTCGCGATGAGATCGAGCAGTCGAGCGTGGTCTTCCGGGTCCTTGAGATCGGCCTCGATCGAGCGCTTTCCGCGGTTGAGTCCGGTGAAGTAAGTCGACCCGGAATCTGTGAAGGGTCCGAGATGTCGGGAATCGTCCCCGTGGCCGGGCATCTCGATCTTGATGACCTCGGCGCCCTGATCGGCGAGCATCGCCGTGGCGTAGGGGCCGGCGAGGACTCGGGAGAAATCGGCGACCCGAACCCCGGTCAGCAGCTGCTTCGTTGCGTTCATGTTCCTCATCCTCGGCGCTGACCTGGGCGAAGACAACGGGGTCTCCGCGGATTTCGTCCGAGGTGTCGGACTGGATCGAGCGCTGACGGGCGGTCCGTCCCTGGGGTGGCCTGAGTCGGCGTGAAGGGCCGCCCGCGACAGACGCGGACGGCCCTTCACTCGGCCTGCGGTGAGCTGCTGGCTCCTCGAGTCGATCAGCCTCAGGCGAGGCCGTCCTGTCAGGCTACGCGTTCGAAGACCGCAGCCATGCCCTGGCCGCCGCCGATGCACATGGTCTCGACTCCGTAGCGGGAACCGCGGCGATCCATCTCCCGCAGCAAGGTGGCGAGGATGCGCCCACCGGTCGCGCCGACCGGGTGGCCCAGTGAGATGCCCGAGCCGTTGACGTTGAGACGCTCGGCGAAGTCGGATTCGGACAGTTTCCATTCGGTCGTGCAGGCGAGCACCTGCGCCGCGAATGCCTCGTTGAGTTCGATGAGGTCGATATCGCCGAGTTCGAGACCCGCGCGTTGCAGTGCCTTCGCGGTCGCGGGGACCGGACCGATGCCCATCGTCTTCGGCGGCACTCCGGCCACCGCCCAGCTGCGCATGCGGGCGAAGACCCGCAGACCCAGCTCGGCGGCCTTGGCGGCGGTGGTGACGATGCACAGGGCGGCACCATCGTTCTGACCCGAGGCATTGCCGGCGGTCACCGTGGCCTCATCGTCGGACTTCCCGAGCATCGGCTTGAGCTTCGCGAGCTTCTCGACCGTCGACCCGGGACGGATGTGCTCATCGGTCGTGATGACCTGTTCGGGGGTCTTCCGGGTGGCCGGCAGTGTGATCGGCACGATCTCGTCGGCGAACTTCCCTTCCTCAGTCGCCGAGGCGGCACGACGGTGCGATTCCACGGCGTAGGCGTCCTGGTCCTCCCGCGAGATCTTGTACTCACGGCGCAGGTTCTCCGCGGTTTCGATCATTCCGCCCGGCACCGGGTAGTCATTGCCGCCGGCGGTGAGGCGGCCGCGGACGAGGCCGTCTTTGAGCTCGACGTTGCCGCCCCTGATGCCCCAGCGGATCTCCTCATTGAAGAACGGTGCGCGGCTCATCGACTCGACGCCGCCGGCGACGACGAGGTCCGCATAGCCGGCCGAGATCATCGCGTGGGCGTCAGCGATCGCCTGCAGGCCGGAGCCGCAGCGGCGGTCGACCTGACGGCCCGGAACGGTGATCGGCAGTCCCGCGTTGAGGGCGACGACGCGGCCGATCGCCGGGGTCTCCATGTGCGGATAGCAGTTGCCGAGGACGACATCCTCAATGGCTTCACCCGGCAGGTTGGTCTTCTCCAGCAGAGCTTTCAGGACCTGACGGCCGAGCTCCTCGTGCGGAACGTCCTTGAACTGTCCGCCGAATCCGCCCACGGGGGAGCGGAGAGGTTCACAGATGACGATGTCTTCGGACACAGGGTCTCCCTCTGGTTGCGGTCGCACCGTCC encodes:
- a CDS encoding acetyl-CoA C-acetyltransferase, whose translation is MSEDIVICEPLRSPVGGFGGQFKDVPHEELGRQVLKALLEKTNLPGEAIEDVVLGNCYPHMETPAIGRVVALNAGLPITVPGRQVDRRCGSGLQAIADAHAMISAGYADLVVAGGVESMSRAPFFNEEIRWGIRGGNVELKDGLVRGRLTAGGNDYPVPGGMIETAENLRREYKISREDQDAYAVESHRRAASATEEGKFADEIVPITLPATRKTPEQVITTDEHIRPGSTVEKLAKLKPMLGKSDDEATVTAGNASGQNDGAALCIVTTAAKAAELGLRVFARMRSWAVAGVPPKTMGIGPVPATAKALQRAGLELGDIDLIELNEAFAAQVLACTTEWKLSESDFAERLNVNGSGISLGHPVGATGGRILATLLREMDRRGSRYGVETMCIGGGQGMAAVFERVA